From the Streptococcus oralis ATCC 35037 genome, one window contains:
- the rpiA gene encoding ribose-5-phosphate isomerase RpiA: protein MENLKKMAGIKAAEFVKDGMVVGLGTGSTAYYFVEEVGRRIKEEGLQITAVTTSSVTSKQAEGLNIPLKSIDQVDFVDVTVDGADEVDSQFNGIKGGGGALLMEKVVATPSKEYIWVVDESKLVEKLGAFKLPVEVVQYGAEQVFRRFERAGYKPSFREKDGQRFVTDMQNFIIDLALDVIEDPIAFGQELDHVVGVVEHGLFNQMVDKVIVAGRDGVQILTSTKAN, encoded by the coding sequence GTGGAGAATCTGAAAAAGATGGCAGGTATCAAGGCTGCTGAGTTTGTCAAGGATGGCATGGTAGTCGGACTTGGAACGGGCTCTACTGCCTACTATTTCGTAGAGGAAGTAGGTCGTCGGATCAAGGAAGAAGGTTTGCAGATTACTGCTGTGACAACTTCCAGTGTGACTAGTAAACAGGCTGAAGGACTTAACATCCCGCTCAAGTCGATTGATCAAGTGGATTTTGTTGATGTGACGGTTGACGGGGCGGATGAAGTAGATAGCCAGTTTAACGGAATCAAAGGCGGAGGTGGTGCCCTTCTGATGGAGAAGGTTGTAGCGACACCATCAAAAGAATACATTTGGGTGGTGGATGAAAGCAAACTGGTAGAGAAACTAGGTGCTTTTAAATTGCCTGTGGAAGTAGTTCAGTATGGTGCAGAACAGGTCTTTCGTCGGTTTGAGCGAGCTGGCTATAAACCAAGTTTCCGTGAAAAAGACGGCCAACGTTTTGTGACCGATATGCAGAACTTTATCATTGACCTAGCTTTGGATGTCATTGAAGATCCAATTGCCTTCGGGCAAGAATTGGACCATGTCGTTGGTGTCGTAGAGCACGGCTTGTTTAACCAAATGGTGGATAAGGTCATCGTAGCGGGACGAGATGGGGTTCAGATTTTAACTTCAACAAAAGCAAACTAA
- a CDS encoding phosphopentomutase: protein MSKFNRIHLVVLDSVGIGAAPDANNFVNAGVPDGASDTLGHISKTVGLNVPNMAKIGLGNIPRETPLKTVPAESNPTGYATKLEEVSLGKDTMTGHWEIMGLNITEPFDTFWNGFPEEILTKIEEFSGRKVIREANKPYSGTAVIDDFGPRQMETGELIIYTSADPVLQIAAHEDIIPLDELYRICEYARSITLERPALLGRIIARPYVGEPGNFTRTANRRDLAVSPFAPTVLDKLNEAGIDTYAVGKINDIFNGAGINHDMGHNKSNSHGIDTLLKTMGLAEFEKGFSFTNLVDFDALYGHRRNAHGYRDCLHEFDERLPEIIAAMRENDLLLITADHGNDPTYAGTDHTREYIPLLAYSPSFKGNGVIPVGHFADISATVADNFGVETAMIGESFLDKLV, encoded by the coding sequence ATGTCAAAATTTAATCGTATTCACTTGGTGGTACTGGATTCTGTGGGAATCGGTGCTGCGCCGGATGCCAATAACTTTGTCAATGCAGGAGTTCCAGATGGAGCTTCTGACACACTGGGACACATTTCAAAAACAGTTGGTTTGAATGTGCCAAACATGGCTAAAATCGGTCTAGGAAATATTCCACGTGAAACTCCTCTTAAGACTGTACCAGCTGAAAGCAATCCAACAGGGTATGCAACAAAATTGGAAGAAGTTTCCCTTGGTAAGGATACCATGACTGGTCACTGGGAAATCATGGGACTCAACATTACCGAGCCTTTCGATACTTTCTGGAACGGATTCCCAGAAGAAATCCTGACAAAAATCGAAGAATTTTCAGGACGTAAGGTCATTCGTGAAGCCAACAAACCTTACTCAGGTACGGCTGTTATCGATGATTTCGGACCACGTCAAATGGAAACTGGAGAGTTGATTATCTATACTTCAGCTGACCCTGTTTTGCAAATTGCTGCCCACGAAGACATCATTCCTTTAGATGAATTGTACCGTATCTGTGAATACGCGCGTTCGATTACTTTAGAGCGTCCAGCTCTTCTCGGACGTATTATCGCTCGTCCTTATGTTGGTGAGCCTGGAAACTTCACTCGTACGGCTAACCGTCGTGACTTGGCTGTATCTCCATTTGCTCCAACAGTGTTGGACAAATTGAATGAAGCTGGTATTGATACATATGCGGTTGGTAAGATTAACGACATCTTCAACGGTGCTGGTATCAACCATGACATGGGTCACAACAAGTCAAACAGCCACGGAATTGATACACTTTTGAAGACAATGGGACTTGCTGAGTTTGAAAAAGGATTCTCTTTCACAAACTTGGTGGACTTTGATGCCCTTTATGGACACCGCCGCAATGCTCATGGCTACCGTGATTGCTTGCATGAGTTTGATGAACGCTTGCCTGAAATTATCGCTGCCATGAGAGAAAATGATCTTCTCTTGATTACTGCGGACCACGGAAATGACCCAACCTATGCTGGAACTGACCACACTCGTGAATATATTCCACTTTTAGCATACAGCCCTAGCTTTAAGGGAAATGGTGTCATTCCAGTTGGGCATTTTGCAGATATCTCAGCAACAGTTGCGGATAACTTTGGTGTGGAAACTGCCATGATTGGGGAAAGTTTCTTAGATAAATTGGTATAA
- a CDS encoding DUF1697 domain-containing protein, which yields MKRYSLLVRGINVGGKNKVVMAQLRQELTELGVEKVDTYINSGNIFFTSTDSKAQLVEKLEDFFAVHYPFIQSFSLLSQEDFETELENLPEWWTKDLARKDVLFYTEGLDVAQVIETVESLELKDEVVHFGKHGIFWGKFSEKSYYATAYHKHLLKMPFYRNITIRNAKTFDKIGQMLTNNKGDTQ from the coding sequence ATGAAACGCTATTCTTTACTGGTAAGGGGCATTAATGTCGGTGGCAAGAATAAGGTTGTCATGGCGCAACTTCGTCAAGAACTGACAGAGTTGGGAGTGGAAAAAGTTGATACCTACATCAACAGTGGCAATATTTTCTTTACTTCGACAGATTCCAAAGCCCAATTGGTTGAAAAGTTAGAGGATTTCTTTGCAGTCCATTATCCATTTATTCAGAGCTTTTCCTTGCTGAGTCAAGAGGATTTTGAAACGGAACTTGAAAATCTACCTGAATGGTGGACCAAAGATTTGGCACGAAAGGACGTCCTCTTTTACACGGAGGGCTTGGATGTTGCTCAAGTCATTGAGACAGTTGAAAGTTTGGAACTGAAAGATGAAGTGGTTCATTTTGGAAAACATGGGATTTTCTGGGGGAAATTCTCTGAAAAATCCTACTATGCAACTGCCTATCACAAGCACTTGCTCAAGATGCCTTTTTATCGCAATATCACCATTCGCAATGCAAAAACCTTTGACAAAATCGGTCAAATGTTAACAAATAATAAAGGAGACACACAATGA
- a CDS encoding purine-nucleoside phosphorylase, which yields MTFLDKIKETAAFLKDKGIQAPEFGLILGSGLGELAEEIENPIVVDYADIPNWGRSTVVGHAGKLVYGELAGRQVLALQGRFHFYEGNPLEVVTFPVRVMKVLGCEGVIVTNAAGGIGYGPGTLMAISDHINMTGQNPLMGENLDDFGPRFPDMSKAYTPEYRATAHEVAKKLGIKLDEGVYIGVTGPTYETPAEIRAYKTLGADAVGMSTVPEVIVAAHSGLKVLGISCITNHAAGFQEELNHEEVVEVTERVKGDFKGLLKAILAEL from the coding sequence ATGACATTTTTAGATAAAATCAAGGAAACAGCTGCTTTCCTGAAAGACAAGGGAATCCAAGCGCCTGAGTTCGGTCTAATCCTTGGATCAGGACTTGGAGAATTGGCAGAAGAAATCGAAAATCCAATTGTAGTAGACTATGCAGATATCCCAAACTGGGGCCGCTCTACAGTAGTTGGGCACGCTGGTAAATTGGTATATGGTGAACTTGCAGGGCGTCAGGTCTTGGCTCTTCAAGGTCGTTTCCATTTCTATGAGGGAAATCCTCTTGAAGTCGTGACTTTCCCAGTACGTGTGATGAAAGTTCTCGGATGTGAAGGTGTCATTGTAACCAATGCAGCTGGAGGTATTGGATATGGTCCTGGTACCTTGATGGCTATCTCAGACCATATCAATATGACGGGGCAGAACCCATTGATGGGTGAAAACTTGGATGATTTTGGTCCACGTTTCCCTGATATGTCAAAAGCCTACACACCAGAATACCGTGCAACTGCCCATGAAGTGGCTAAGAAACTTGGTATCAAACTTGATGAAGGTGTCTATATCGGTGTAACCGGTCCGACTTATGAAACACCTGCAGAAATTCGTGCCTATAAGACATTGGGAGCAGATGCAGTTGGTATGTCCACTGTTCCTGAAGTTATTGTTGCAGCCCACTCTGGCTTGAAAGTTCTAGGAATTTCATGTATTACGAACCATGCTGCAGGATTCCAAGAAGAACTCAACCACGAGGAAGTTGTAGAAGTGACTGAACGTGTCAAAGGTGATTTCAAAGGCTTGCTTAAAGCGATTCTTGCTGAATTGTAA
- a CDS encoding GMP synthase encodes MRVHFILHETFEVPGAYLKWAIERGHQITSTKVYEKEPLPETIDGIDFLIVMGGPQSPDEDRENFPYYDPKAELAFMKEAIAADIYIVGVCLGAQLLSVAYGAEYEHSPEREIGVYPVTLTIQGLTDPHVSLFGKNIETGHWHGDMPGLTDEAVVLATSQGCPRQIIRFSSKHYAFQAHLEFDPDAVELLIAADGEEKLREQSEKLPFVQTPEELRGNDYSEMNAKLYAFLDSLVN; translated from the coding sequence ATGAGAGTTCACTTTATTTTACATGAGACATTTGAGGTTCCAGGCGCATATCTAAAATGGGCTATAGAACGAGGTCATCAAATTACATCAACAAAGGTTTATGAAAAAGAACCTCTTCCTGAAACAATTGACGGGATTGATTTTCTGATTGTCATGGGTGGTCCTCAATCACCTGATGAGGATAGAGAAAACTTCCCATACTATGATCCAAAGGCTGAGCTTGCTTTTATGAAAGAAGCGATTGCAGCAGATATTTATATTGTTGGTGTCTGTCTTGGTGCGCAACTCCTGTCTGTTGCCTATGGTGCGGAGTATGAGCACAGTCCTGAGCGCGAGATCGGCGTTTATCCTGTGACATTGACGATACAAGGTCTAACAGATCCTCATGTCAGCTTGTTCGGAAAAAACATAGAAACCGGCCACTGGCACGGTGATATGCCAGGGCTGACAGATGAAGCTGTCGTCTTAGCGACCAGTCAAGGTTGTCCACGCCAAATTATTCGCTTCAGTTCAAAACATTATGCCTTTCAGGCTCATTTGGAATTTGATCCAGACGCAGTAGAATTATTGATTGCTGCGGATGGTGAGGAGAAATTAAGAGAGCAAAGTGAAAAGTTGCCTTTTGTTCAAACACCAGAAGAATTACGTGGAAACGATTATTCTGAAATGAATGCAAAACTGTATGCATTTTTAGATTCATTGGTAAACTAG
- the deoD gene encoding purine-nucleoside phosphorylase, whose protein sequence is MSIHIAAKQGEIADKILLPGDPLRAKFIAENFLEDAVCFNEVRNMFGYTGTYKGHRVSVMGTGMGMPSISIYARELIVDYGVKKLIRVGTAGSLNEDVHVRELVLAQAAATNSNIIRNDWPQYDFPQIASFDLLDKAYHIAKEHGMTTHVGNVLSSDVFYSNYFEKNIELGKWGVKAVEMEAAALYYLAAQHHVDALAIMTISDSLVNPEEDTTAEERQNTFTDMMKVGLETLISD, encoded by the coding sequence ATGTCTATCCATATTGCTGCTAAGCAGGGTGAAATTGCTGATAAAATTCTTCTTCCTGGGGATCCTCTTCGTGCGAAATTTATTGCGGAAAACTTCCTTGAAGATGCTGTTTGTTTTAACGAAGTGCGTAACATGTTTGGTTACACTGGTACTTACAAAGGGCACCGTGTATCGGTCATGGGAACTGGGATGGGGATGCCATCCATTTCGATTTATGCGCGTGAGTTGATTGTGGACTACGGTGTGAAGAAATTAATCCGTGTGGGAACTGCGGGTTCCTTAAACGAGGATGTCCATGTCCGTGAATTGGTCTTGGCACAAGCAGCTGCGACTAACTCAAACATCATCCGCAATGACTGGCCTCAGTACGATTTCCCACAAATCGCTAGCTTTGATTTGCTGGACAAGGCCTACCATATTGCAAAAGAACACGGTATGACAACCCACGTTGGGAATGTTTTGTCATCTGATGTCTTTTACTCAAACTACTTTGAAAAGAATATCGAGCTTGGTAAATGGGGCGTTAAGGCTGTGGAAATGGAAGCAGCGGCTCTTTACTACTTGGCGGCCCAACACCATGTTGATGCGCTAGCTATCATGACTATTTCTGATAGTTTGGTTAATCCAGAAGAAGACACAACAGCTGAAGAACGCCAAAATACCTTCACAGATATGATGAAGGTTGGTTTGGAAACTTTGATTTCAGACTAA
- a CDS encoding NAD-dependent protein deacylase yields MDKIELLQDLIDKSYRIVFFGGAGVSTESSIPDFRSSDGVYSHQLGRHFTAEQLVSRTMFERYPEDFFDFYKKYLIYPEAKPNAAHTYLAALEKIGKLKAVVTQNIDSLHEMAGSQKVIKLHGSADRNYCLGCHRFYDLTAFLALKGTIPHCLDCGKVVKPDVTLYEESLDMDVFSQAAQAIRQADLLIIGGTSLVVYPAASLVNYFSGTNLVVINKTSIPQDSQATLVIEGKIGEVFSKLRQ; encoded by the coding sequence ATGGATAAAATAGAACTATTACAAGACTTGATTGATAAAAGCTACAGAATAGTCTTTTTCGGAGGAGCAGGAGTGTCAACCGAGTCTAGTATCCCAGATTTTCGTAGTTCAGATGGTGTTTATAGTCATCAGTTAGGCCGTCATTTTACGGCAGAGCAACTCGTTTCTCGGACCATGTTTGAGCGCTATCCAGAAGATTTTTTTGACTTTTATAAAAAATACCTGATTTATCCAGAAGCCAAGCCTAATGCTGCTCACACTTATCTGGCTGCTTTGGAAAAGATAGGTAAGCTAAAGGCTGTTGTGACACAAAATATCGATAGTCTTCATGAAATGGCTGGCTCCCAAAAGGTTATCAAATTGCATGGGAGTGCGGACCGTAATTACTGCCTAGGTTGTCATCGTTTCTATGACTTAACTGCCTTTCTGGCCCTCAAGGGAACGATTCCTCACTGCTTGGACTGTGGCAAGGTGGTCAAGCCTGACGTGACCTTGTATGAAGAATCACTTGACATGGATGTTTTTAGTCAAGCTGCACAAGCTATTCGGCAAGCAGACTTGCTGATTATTGGTGGGACTTCCTTGGTTGTTTATCCTGCAGCTAGCCTAGTAAACTATTTTTCTGGGACAAATCTGGTCGTTATCAATAAAACCAGTATTCCACAAGACAGCCAAGCTACATTGGTCATTGAAGGCAAGATTGGGGAAGTTTTTTCGAAATTGAGACAATAA
- the pavA gene encoding Rqc2 family fibronectin-binding protein PavA: MSFDGFFLHHMVEELRRELVNGRIQKINQPFEQELVLQIRSNRQSHRLLLSAHPVFGRIQLTQTTFENPAQPSTFIMVLRKYLQGALIESIEQIENDRIVEITVSNKNEIGDHIQATLIIEIMGKHSNILLVDKSSHRILEVIKHVGFSQNSYRTLLPGSTYLAPPSTESLNPFTVKDGKLFEILQTQELTAKNLQSLFQGLGRDTANELENILVSDKLSTFRNFFSQETKPCLTETSFSPVPFVNQVGEPFASLSDLLDTYYKDKAERDRVKQQASELIRRVENELQKNRHKLKKQEKELLATDNAEEFRQKGELLTTFLHQVPNDQDQVTLDNYYTNQPITIALDKALTPSQNAQRYFKRYQKLKEAVKYLTELIEETKATILYLESVETVLNQAGLEEIAEIREELIQTGFIRRRQREKIQKRKKPEQYLASDGKTIIYVGRNNLQNEELTFKMARKEELWFHAKDIPGSHVVISGNLNPSDEVKTDAAELAAYFSKGRLSNLVQVDMIEVKKLNKPTGGKPGFVTYTGQKTLRVTPDPEKIASMKKS, encoded by the coding sequence ATGTCATTTGACGGATTTTTTTTACACCATATGGTTGAGGAATTGCGAAGAGAGTTGGTCAATGGTCGCATCCAGAAAATCAATCAACCTTTTGAACAAGAGTTGGTCTTGCAAATCCGCAGCAATCGCCAAAGCCATCGCCTGCTCCTCTCTGCTCATCCCGTTTTTGGTCGCATCCAGCTGACCCAAACAACCTTTGAAAATCCAGCCCAACCTTCCACTTTTATCATGGTTTTGAGAAAGTATTTGCAGGGTGCCCTGATTGAGTCGATCGAGCAAATCGAAAATGACCGTATTGTGGAAATTACAGTTTCCAATAAAAATGAGATTGGGGACCATATTCAGGCTACCTTGATTATCGAAATCATGGGCAAACACAGTAATATTCTCCTCGTGGATAAAAGCAGCCATAGAATCCTCGAAGTTATTAAACACGTTGGCTTTTCACAAAATAGCTACCGCACCTTGCTCCCCGGATCGACCTATCTCGCTCCACCAAGCACCGAGTCTCTCAATCCTTTTACTGTCAAGGATGGAAAACTCTTTGAAATTCTGCAAACCCAAGAACTAACTGCAAAAAATCTTCAAAGTCTCTTTCAAGGTCTGGGACGTGATACGGCAAATGAATTGGAAAACATTCTTGTCAGTGATAAACTGTCTACTTTCCGAAACTTTTTCAGTCAAGAAACCAAGCCATGCTTAACAGAGACTTCCTTCAGCCCAGTTCCTTTTGTAAATCAGGTGGGAGAGCCTTTTGCCAGCCTTTCTGACTTGCTGGACACCTACTATAAGGACAAGGCTGAACGCGACCGTGTCAAACAGCAAGCCAGCGAACTGATTCGACGTGTTGAAAATGAACTTCAGAAAAATCGACATAAGCTGAAAAAACAAGAAAAAGAATTACTGGCAACAGACAATGCTGAGGAATTTCGCCAAAAAGGGGAATTGTTGACAACCTTCCTCCACCAAGTGCCTAATGACCAAGATCAGGTTACCTTGGACAACTACTACACCAATCAACCTATCACCATTGCGCTTGATAAGGCCTTGACTCCCAGTCAGAATGCCCAACGCTATTTTAAGCGTTACCAGAAACTCAAAGAAGCAGTCAAATACCTGACTGAACTGATCGAAGAAACCAAGGCTACCATTCTTTATCTAGAAAGTGTCGAGACTGTTCTCAATCAAGCTGGGCTGGAGGAAATCGCTGAAATCCGTGAAGAATTGATCCAAACTGGCTTTATTAGAAGACGCCAACGCGAGAAAATTCAGAAACGCAAAAAACCAGAACAGTATCTGGCGAGCGATGGCAAGACCATCATCTATGTCGGACGAAACAACCTGCAAAATGAGGAATTGACCTTTAAAATGGCCCGCAAGGAAGAACTCTGGTTCCATGCCAAGGACATCCCTGGAAGCCACGTCGTCATCTCAGGAAATCTCAATCCTTCTGACGAAGTCAAGACAGATGCGGCTGAATTAGCTGCCTACTTCTCCAAAGGTCGCTTGTCAAATCTCGTGCAAGTGGATATGATTGAAGTCAAGAAACTCAATAAACCAACTGGTGGCAAACCTGGCTTTGTAACCTACACAGGACAAAAGACCCTCCGCGTTACACCAGACCCAGAAAAAATCGCATCTATGAAAAAATCCTGA
- the ybeY gene encoding rRNA maturation RNase YbeY → MYIEMVDETGQVSQEILQQTQEILEFAAQKIGKEDKEMAVTFVTNERSHELNLEYRDTDRPTDVISLEYKPELDIAFDEEDLLENPELAEMMSEFDAYIGELFISIDKAHEQAEEYGHSFEREMGFLAVHGFLHINGYDHYTPEEEAEMFGLQEEILTAYGLTRQ, encoded by the coding sequence ATGTATATTGAAATGGTAGATGAAACTGGTCAAGTTTCACAAGAAATATTGCAACAAACCCAAGAAATTTTGGAATTTGCAGCCCAAAAAATAGGAAAAGAAGACAAGGAGATGGCAGTTACTTTTGTGACCAACGAGCGTAGCCACGAACTCAACCTCGAGTACCGTGATACGGATCGTCCGACAGATGTCATCAGCCTTGAGTATAAACCAGAGTTGGACATTGCCTTTGATGAAGAAGATTTGCTTGAAAATCCTGAATTAGCAGAAATGATGTCCGAGTTTGATGCCTATATTGGGGAACTGTTCATCTCTATTGATAAAGCGCATGAGCAGGCTGAGGAATATGGCCACAGCTTTGAGCGTGAGATGGGCTTCTTGGCAGTACACGGCTTTTTACACATTAACGGCTACGATCACTACACTCCGGAAGAAGAAGCGGAGATGTTCGGTTTACAAGAAGAAATTTTGACAGCCTATGGACTCACAAGACAATAA
- a CDS encoding diacylglycerol kinase family protein, whose amino-acid sequence MDSQDNKRKWKNRDLVSSLEFALTGILTAFKEERNMRKHAVTALVVILAGFVFQVSRIEWLFLLMSIFLVVAFEIINSAIENVVDLASHYHFSMLAKKAKDMAAGAVLVVSLFAAVTGALIFLPRIWDILF is encoded by the coding sequence ATGGACTCACAAGACAATAAACGAAAATGGAAAAATCGTGACCTGGTATCTAGTTTAGAATTTGCTCTTACAGGAATTCTGACTGCTTTCAAGGAAGAACGCAATATGCGAAAACATGCAGTGACGGCTCTAGTAGTCATCCTTGCAGGTTTTGTTTTTCAGGTGTCACGAATTGAATGGCTCTTTCTCCTAATGAGCATTTTCTTGGTAGTAGCCTTTGAGATTATTAACTCTGCTATTGAAAATGTGGTGGATCTAGCCAGTCACTATCACTTTTCTATGTTGGCAAAGAAAGCCAAGGACATGGCAGCAGGAGCCGTGCTAGTTGTCTCTCTTTTTGCTGCAGTGACAGGTGCACTTATCTTTCTCCCACGCATTTGGGATATACTATTTTAA
- the era gene encoding GTPase Era — protein sequence MTFKSGFVAILGRPNVGKSTFLNHVMGQKIAIMSDKAQTTRNKIMGIYTTDKEQIVFIDTPGIHKPKTALGDFMVESAYSTLREVDTVLFMVPADEPRGKGDDMIIDRLKAAKVPVILVVNKIDKVHPDQLLAQIDDFRNQMDFKEIVPISALQGNNVSRLIDILSENLEEGFQYFPADQITDHPERFLVSEMIREKVLHLTREEIPHSVAVVVDSMKRDEETDKVHIRATIMVERDSQKGIIIGKGGAMLKKIGTMARRDIELMLGDKVFLETWVKVKKNWRDKKLDLADFGYNEKEY from the coding sequence ATGACATTTAAATCAGGCTTTGTAGCTATTTTGGGACGTCCCAATGTCGGGAAGTCAACCTTTTTGAATCACGTCATGGGGCAAAAGATTGCCATTATGAGTGACAAGGCGCAAACAACGCGCAATAAAATCATGGGGATTTACACCACGGATAAGGAGCAAATCGTCTTTATCGATACACCGGGGATTCACAAGCCCAAAACAGCTCTTGGAGATTTCATGGTGGAATCAGCTTACAGCACCCTTCGTGAAGTGGATACTGTTCTATTCATGGTACCAGCTGATGAGCCACGTGGTAAGGGTGACGACATGATTATCGATCGTCTCAAGGCTGCCAAGGTTCCTGTGATTCTGGTGGTCAATAAGATTGACAAGGTCCACCCAGACCAGCTTTTGGCTCAGATTGATGATTTCCGAAATCAGATGGACTTCAAGGAAATTGTTCCTATCTCAGCCCTTCAGGGAAATAACGTTTCTCGACTAATCGATATTTTGAGTGAAAATCTAGAGGAAGGTTTCCAGTATTTCCCAGCTGATCAAATCACAGATCATCCTGAGCGTTTCTTGGTTTCTGAAATGATTCGTGAGAAAGTCTTGCACCTAACTCGAGAAGAGATTCCTCACTCAGTTGCAGTGGTAGTTGACTCCATGAAGCGTGATGAAGAGACAGACAAGGTTCATATCCGTGCAACCATCATGGTCGAGCGTGATAGCCAAAAGGGCATCATCATCGGAAAAGGTGGCGCTATGCTCAAGAAAATAGGGACCATGGCCCGTCGTGATATCGAACTCATGCTAGGGGACAAGGTTTTCCTAGAAACTTGGGTCAAGGTCAAGAAAAACTGGCGAGATAAAAAGCTAGATTTGGCTGATTTTGGCTATAATGAGAAAGAATACTAA
- the mutM gene encoding DNA-formamidopyrimidine glycosylase encodes MPELPEVETVRRGLEKLILGKKISSVEITYPKMIKTDLDEFQKEVSGQVIESMGRRGKYLLFYLTDKVLISHLRMEGKYFYYPDQVPERKHAHVFIRFEDGGTLVYEDVRKFGTMELLVHELLDAYFVSKKLGPEPRDQDFDLQSFQAALAKSKKPIKSHLLDQTLVAGLGNIYVDEVLWRAQVHPARPSQTLTAEEALAIHDQTIAVLGQAVEKGGSTIRTYTNAFGEDGTMQDFHQVYDKTGQACSRCGTVIEKFQLGGRGTHFCPQCQRRD; translated from the coding sequence ATGCCTGAATTACCTGAGGTTGAAACCGTTCGCCGTGGCTTAGAGAAATTAATTTTGGGAAAGAAGATTTCGAGTGTAGAGATTACTTATCCTAAGATGATCAAGACAGATTTGGACGAGTTTCAAAAGGAAGTGTCTGGCCAAGTAATTGAGTCTATGGGACGCCGTGGCAAGTATCTGCTTTTCTACCTGACAGATAAGGTCTTGATTTCCCATCTGCGAATGGAAGGCAAGTATTTTTATTATCCAGACCAGGTTCCTGAACGCAAGCATGCCCATGTTTTCATTCGGTTTGAAGATGGAGGAACGCTTGTTTATGAGGATGTACGCAAGTTTGGTACCATGGAACTATTGGTGCATGAACTTTTGGATGCCTACTTTGTTTCTAAAAAATTAGGACCTGAGCCAAGAGATCAGGACTTTGATTTGCAGTCCTTCCAAGCTGCCCTAGCCAAATCTAAAAAGCCTATCAAATCCCACCTCCTAGACCAAACCTTGGTAGCTGGCCTTGGCAATATCTATGTGGATGAGGTCCTCTGGCGAGCACAGGTCCATCCAGCAAGACCTTCGCAGACTTTGACGGCAGAAGAAGCGTTAGCCATCCATGACCAGACCATTGCTGTTTTGGGACAGGCAGTCGAAAAGGGCGGTTCCACCATTCGGACCTATACCAATGCCTTTGGGGAAGACGGAACCATGCAGGACTTCCATCAGGTCTATGATAAGACTGGACAAGCATGTTCGCGCTGTGGGACAGTGATTGAGAAATTCCAACTCGGTGGACGAGGAACTCATTTTTGTCCTCAGTGTCAAAGGAGGGACTGA
- the coaE gene encoding dephospho-CoA kinase (Dephospho-CoA kinase (CoaE) performs the final step in coenzyme A biosynthesis.) translates to MGKIIGITGGIASGKSTVTNFLREKGFQVVDADSVVHQLQKPGGRLYQLLVHHFGQEIILENGELNRPLLANLIFSNPEEREWSKQTQGEIIREELAALRDQLAQTEAIFFMDIPLLFEQDYSAWFDETWLVYVDRDVQVERFMKRNQLSKEVAESRLAAQWSLEKKKDLASHVLDNNGSRDQLVTQVVKLLEGGDSCARD, encoded by the coding sequence ATGGGGAAAATCATTGGAATCACAGGAGGAATTGCTTCTGGTAAGTCAACTGTGACAAATTTCCTAAGAGAGAAAGGCTTTCAAGTGGTCGATGCTGACTCAGTCGTCCACCAGCTACAAAAACCTGGTGGTCGTCTTTATCAGCTCTTAGTTCACCACTTTGGGCAGGAAATCATCCTTGAAAATGGAGAACTCAATCGCCCTCTCCTGGCTAATCTCATCTTCTCAAATCCTGAGGAGCGAGAATGGTCTAAACAAACCCAAGGAGAGATTATTCGTGAGGAATTGGCTGCACTGAGAGACCAGTTGGCTCAGACAGAAGCGATTTTTTTCATGGATATTCCCCTACTTTTTGAACAGGACTACAGTGCTTGGTTTGATGAAACTTGGCTGGTCTATGTGGACCGAGATGTTCAGGTGGAACGTTTCATGAAACGAAATCAACTTTCTAAGGAAGTAGCAGAGTCGCGTTTGGCCGCCCAATGGTCTTTAGAGAAAAAGAAAGATTTGGCCAGTCATGTTCTAGACAACAATGGCAGTCGTGATCAGCTTGTGACTCAAGTAGTGAAGTTACTTGAAGGAGGCGATAGCTGTGCAAGAGATTAG